The following are from one region of the Mycolicibacterium helvum genome:
- a CDS encoding amidohydrolase, whose translation MVAEADLIYTGGDIVTIDDRNPSATALAVRGGLITAVGDHDDVLAAHRGKATRVVDLDGATLLPGFLDPHSHYINSLSVANQVNVFAPPAGPGSDIGAIVRSLTSFRDERRVPPGEMIVAYGYDDTLMPGGRTLHKEDLDADFPANPVVVGHVSMHGAVLNSAAMRMFGITAETPTPPGGVIVRKQGSSEPDGLVMETAFLPVFAAMPQPTASQEIAWSKAGQMLYAAAGITTAHEGATRASDVELIFRAAEGGANLIDVVAYPFIIDLDDILQRHPATTFGSYHNRVKLGGVKVTLDGSPQGRTAYFTTPYLVDGPDGQTNWCGELGFSQDTVNGWFKQVYDLGLPLDIHANGDAAIDVALAAHEFAAADDLTRDRCTVMVHSQFVRRDQLQRYVDYRIIPSFFTPHTFYFGDAHIQLRGKAQADFLSPVRAAIDLGLRPTNHTDFVVTPLDQMFVVWTAVNRISRSGATIGADQRVTPLEALQAITINAARQYREADTKGSLEVGKIADLVVLDNNPLKVDPMAIKDITVVETIKNGGTLYRA comes from the coding sequence ATGGTCGCTGAGGCGGATCTCATCTACACCGGTGGCGACATCGTCACGATCGACGACCGCAATCCATCGGCAACCGCGCTGGCCGTGCGCGGCGGACTCATCACCGCGGTCGGGGATCACGACGACGTGCTGGCCGCGCACCGCGGAAAGGCCACCCGAGTCGTCGACCTCGACGGGGCGACGCTCCTGCCGGGCTTCCTGGATCCGCACAGCCACTACATCAACTCACTGAGCGTCGCCAACCAGGTGAACGTGTTCGCGCCGCCGGCCGGCCCCGGCTCCGATATCGGTGCGATCGTGCGTTCCCTCACCTCTTTTCGGGACGAGCGCCGAGTTCCGCCCGGTGAGATGATCGTTGCCTACGGCTACGACGACACCCTGATGCCCGGCGGGCGGACTCTGCACAAGGAGGATTTGGACGCCGATTTTCCCGCCAATCCCGTTGTTGTTGGCCATGTTTCGATGCACGGCGCGGTGCTCAACTCCGCGGCGATGCGGATGTTCGGCATCACCGCGGAGACCCCGACCCCGCCGGGCGGGGTGATTGTCCGCAAGCAGGGGTCGAGCGAGCCCGACGGGCTGGTGATGGAAACCGCGTTCCTTCCGGTCTTCGCCGCCATGCCCCAACCGACAGCGTCGCAAGAGATCGCGTGGAGCAAGGCCGGCCAGATGCTCTACGCCGCGGCGGGTATCACCACCGCGCACGAAGGCGCGACGAGGGCCTCCGACGTCGAGCTGATCTTTCGGGCCGCCGAGGGTGGGGCCAACCTGATCGATGTGGTGGCCTACCCGTTCATCATCGATCTCGACGACATCCTGCAACGCCATCCGGCGACGACGTTCGGCAGCTACCACAACCGGGTCAAGCTGGGCGGGGTCAAGGTCACATTGGACGGGTCGCCGCAGGGGCGCACCGCGTACTTCACCACGCCGTATCTGGTCGACGGGCCCGACGGGCAGACCAATTGGTGCGGCGAGCTCGGCTTCTCGCAGGACACCGTGAACGGTTGGTTCAAACAGGTTTACGACCTCGGCCTGCCCCTGGACATCCACGCCAACGGCGACGCGGCCATCGATGTCGCGCTGGCGGCCCATGAATTCGCGGCCGCCGACGACCTCACCAGGGACCGTTGCACCGTCATGGTGCATTCCCAGTTCGTCCGCCGAGACCAGCTGCAACGTTACGTGGACTACCGCATCATCCCGTCTTTCTTCACACCGCACACGTTCTATTTCGGCGACGCCCACATCCAGTTGCGCGGCAAGGCCCAAGCGGACTTCCTATCCCCCGTGCGCGCGGCGATCGACCTTGGATTGCGCCCGACCAACCACACCGACTTCGTCGTGACACCGCTGGATCAGATGTTTGTGGTGTGGACGGCAGTCAACCGGATTTCGCGCAGCGGCGCGACCATCGGCGCCGACCAGCGCGTGACCCCACTCGAGGCACTGCAGGCGATTACCATCAACGCGGCCCGTCAATACCGCGAGGCCGACACGAAGGGCTCACTGGAAGTCGGCAAGATCGCTGATCTTGTTGTCCTGGACAATAATCCACTGAAGGTCGATCCGATGGCGATCAAGGACATCACGGTGGTCGAGACCATCAAGAACGGCGGCACCCTCTACCGCGCCTAA
- a CDS encoding alcohol dehydrogenase catalytic domain-containing protein has translation MRAVLIDTPGSVRVDSVPDPVLPGPTGAIVEVTAAAICGSDLHFYEGDYPLFAPVSLGHEAIGTVVEVGPEVHSVAVGDHVIVSSVAGCGACAGCATKDPIQCASGPQIFGSGVLGGAQAELMAVPAADFQLLKMPENINTEQALLLTDNLATGWSAAQRADIPVGGTAVVIGLGAVGLCAVRSALFLCAARVFAVDPVAERRERAAKLGATPIAPPAAQAVLEATGGIGADSVIDAVGNDTTLDDSLATVRARGTVSVVGVHNLNPYPFPALTGLLRSLTFRMTTAPVQQTWPELIPLLQNRRLDVDGIFTTNLSLEQAAEGYAAVAARSGEHVKVLLTP, from the coding sequence ATGCGTGCGGTGCTCATCGACACGCCCGGGTCGGTCCGGGTTGACAGCGTGCCCGACCCGGTCCTGCCAGGACCCACCGGTGCCATCGTTGAGGTGACGGCCGCCGCCATCTGCGGCTCGGACTTGCATTTCTACGAGGGCGACTACCCGCTCTTTGCGCCCGTCTCGCTGGGGCATGAGGCCATCGGCACCGTCGTCGAGGTCGGGCCTGAGGTGCATTCGGTCGCGGTCGGCGACCACGTCATCGTGTCCTCAGTAGCCGGCTGCGGTGCCTGCGCCGGCTGCGCGACCAAGGATCCGATCCAATGCGCGTCCGGCCCGCAGATCTTCGGCTCGGGGGTACTGGGCGGCGCGCAGGCCGAGCTGATGGCTGTCCCGGCCGCTGATTTCCAGCTGCTGAAAATGCCCGAGAACATCAACACCGAGCAGGCGCTACTGCTCACCGACAACCTGGCCACCGGGTGGTCGGCCGCTCAGCGTGCCGACATCCCGGTCGGTGGCACCGCCGTCGTCATCGGCCTCGGCGCGGTCGGCCTGTGCGCCGTGCGCAGCGCGTTGTTCCTCTGTGCGGCACGGGTATTCGCCGTCGACCCGGTCGCCGAGCGGCGGGAACGGGCGGCGAAATTGGGTGCAACACCGATCGCGCCTCCCGCGGCACAAGCCGTCCTGGAGGCCACCGGTGGTATCGGCGCCGACTCGGTCATCGACGCCGTCGGCAACGACACGACGCTCGACGATTCGCTGGCCACCGTGCGTGCCCGTGGCACGGTGTCGGTGGTCGGGGTGCACAACCTCAACCCGTATCCATTCCCCGCGCTCACCGGGCTGCTGCGCAGCCTGACCTTCCGGATGACCACCGCGCCGGTTCAGCAGACCTGGCCGGAACTGATCCCGTTGCTGCAGAACCGTCGCCTCGATGTCGACGGCATCTTCACCACGAACCTGTCCCTCGAACAGGCCGCCGAGGGCTACGCCGCCGTCGCCGCGCGATCGGGCGAGCACGTCAAGGTGCTGCTCACCCCATAA
- a CDS encoding flavin-containing monooxygenase, with amino-acid sequence MSTNPYAGQPFTSSDGEIAAALEQVSIPTLLLSLVHITGDPRFIREFKQAGVFLNEVQGFMSEEDKARARAVAMPVIADYRDRGCPGPVPLSPELIGEMLDWAACEHVDDEYRPMVLEEMDLEDVDPRRPVALDAAAAADFPVVVIGCGESGLLAGIRLKQANIPFTIVEKNAGPGGTWWENSYPGARVDVANHFYCYSFEPSNDWSHYFAEQPELRAYFESVLARHELDENVRWQTEVVSADWNDDDGTWLVLVRGNDGTESAIRAKAVITAVGQLNRPQLPDIDGADTFAGPAFHSAAWDHSVDLTGKRVALIGAGASGFQIAPAIADQVEHLTVFQRTAQWMFPNPMYHDSVPDGVRWAMNHLPYYNRWYRFLVMWPGADKGLEAARSDPGYVNSDDPNYAVSDINAVARLMFTDWITTQVGDDQDLLSKVLPDYPATGKRTLQDNGTWLTTLRRDDVELVRTPIERVTSRGVVTADGVTHDVDVIVYATGFRATEVLYPLKISGRGGVDLRTAWGERPAGYLGITVPEFPNFFMIYGPGNHLAHGGSLIFNSELQMRYINSCLAELITNGWSAIEPTTDAAQEWHRRHQAEIATMVWAHPSIKHSYFKNPDGEIHTVSPWRLPVYWNAVRDPEWSNFVVTKGK; translated from the coding sequence ATGTCGACCAATCCGTATGCAGGGCAACCATTCACGTCCTCTGACGGCGAGATCGCCGCCGCGTTGGAGCAGGTCAGCATCCCCACCTTGTTGCTGTCCCTGGTGCACATCACCGGTGATCCGCGCTTCATTCGTGAGTTCAAACAGGCGGGGGTCTTCCTCAACGAGGTCCAGGGCTTCATGTCCGAGGAGGACAAGGCCAGGGCCCGCGCGGTGGCGATGCCGGTGATCGCCGACTACCGCGACCGGGGCTGCCCTGGGCCGGTGCCGCTGAGTCCCGAGCTGATCGGGGAGATGCTGGACTGGGCGGCCTGCGAGCACGTCGACGATGAGTACCGCCCGATGGTCCTTGAGGAGATGGACCTCGAGGATGTCGACCCGCGTCGTCCCGTCGCACTCGACGCCGCGGCGGCCGCTGACTTCCCGGTTGTCGTGATCGGCTGCGGCGAATCGGGTCTGCTCGCCGGTATTCGGCTCAAACAGGCCAACATCCCGTTCACCATCGTGGAGAAGAACGCCGGTCCGGGTGGAACCTGGTGGGAGAACAGCTATCCCGGCGCCCGAGTCGACGTCGCCAACCATTTCTACTGTTACAGCTTCGAACCGAGCAACGACTGGTCGCACTATTTCGCCGAACAGCCGGAATTGCGCGCCTATTTCGAATCCGTACTGGCTCGGCATGAACTCGATGAAAACGTCCGCTGGCAGACTGAGGTGGTCTCGGCGGACTGGAATGACGACGACGGCACCTGGCTGGTGCTCGTGCGCGGCAACGACGGAACCGAATCGGCGATCCGGGCCAAGGCCGTCATCACCGCGGTGGGCCAGCTGAACCGGCCGCAGCTGCCCGACATCGACGGCGCCGACACCTTCGCGGGACCGGCGTTCCACTCGGCGGCCTGGGATCACTCCGTCGACCTGACCGGTAAGCGGGTCGCGCTCATCGGCGCCGGTGCCAGTGGCTTCCAGATCGCCCCGGCGATTGCCGACCAGGTGGAGCACCTGACGGTCTTCCAGCGCACCGCGCAGTGGATGTTCCCCAACCCGATGTATCACGACAGCGTTCCCGACGGTGTGCGCTGGGCCATGAATCACCTTCCTTACTACAACCGTTGGTACCGATTCCTGGTGATGTGGCCGGGAGCGGACAAGGGCTTGGAGGCGGCCCGCTCGGATCCCGGCTATGTCAATAGCGACGATCCGAACTACGCGGTCAGCGATATCAACGCGGTGGCGCGCCTGATGTTCACCGACTGGATCACCACCCAGGTCGGTGACGATCAGGACCTGCTGAGCAAGGTGCTGCCCGACTACCCCGCGACCGGCAAACGCACGCTGCAGGACAACGGGACGTGGCTCACCACACTGCGCCGCGACGACGTCGAGCTGGTGCGCACCCCGATCGAACGCGTCACCTCCCGCGGCGTGGTCACCGCCGATGGAGTGACTCACGACGTCGACGTGATCGTCTACGCCACCGGATTCCGCGCCACCGAGGTGCTCTACCCGCTGAAGATCAGCGGCCGGGGCGGCGTAGATCTGCGCACCGCATGGGGGGAACGGCCGGCCGGTTACCTGGGCATCACCGTGCCCGAGTTCCCCAACTTCTTCATGATCTACGGCCCGGGCAACCATCTGGCGCACGGTGGCAGTCTGATCTTCAACTCCGAGCTGCAGATGCGTTATATCAACTCCTGTCTGGCAGAGCTGATCACCAACGGCTGGAGCGCAATTGAGCCGACGACGGACGCCGCGCAAGAGTGGCATCGTCGGCATCAGGCCGAGATCGCCACCATGGTGTGGGCGCATCCGTCGATCAAGCATTCGTACTTCAAAAACCCCGACGGTGAGATCCACACCGTGAGCCCGTGGCGCCTGCCGGTGTACTGGAATGCGGTGCGCGACCCCGAGTGGTCGAACTTCGTTGTGACAAAAGGGAAGTGA